A section of the Bacillus sp. V2I10 genome encodes:
- the eutH gene encoding ethanolamine utilization protein EutH — MALVGTIVVYIIMACALAGAIAAIRNPDQGLGKEFMDGIHTVGHIFVPAAGIMASIPYLTIFIDKLVGPLFDHLGADPAIAATAILASDMGGYQLANALKVSYEGWIMALIVGYMAGATIVFSIPMGLAMLDKRDHKYMALGIMSGVLTIPIGAFISSVLVVLFNTDIRTEISTTADSTHEFALAYGQIFINLLPLLLFVVAIAAGLKFFPRMMISGFMIFGRVMDAFIKLVLVFSIIEIFTGIFSTIFGGWGFHPIMADEKDQFRALETAGYIGIMLAGAFPMVYLLRKYAATPLEAGGRKLGLSSTGSAGLLATIANILAMFQLVRYMPPKDKVINISFAVCSAFLLGDHLSFTANFQPNLILPVIAGKFLAGVCAIAFAYWLSVPTALKLEAQDRADGTIKASEYLEEQNVEYLEEELKA; from the coding sequence ATGGCGTTAGTTGGAACAATTGTCGTTTATATTATTATGGCGTGTGCGCTAGCAGGAGCCATTGCTGCGATACGAAATCCGGATCAGGGGCTCGGAAAAGAGTTCATGGACGGTATTCATACAGTCGGCCACATTTTTGTCCCGGCAGCTGGAATTATGGCATCCATTCCGTACTTGACGATTTTTATTGATAAGCTCGTCGGACCATTGTTTGACCATCTCGGTGCGGATCCGGCGATTGCAGCAACAGCAATTCTCGCATCCGATATGGGCGGATATCAACTGGCGAATGCGCTGAAGGTATCGTATGAAGGCTGGATTATGGCATTGATCGTTGGCTATATGGCCGGAGCCACAATTGTTTTCTCGATTCCGATGGGGCTTGCGATGCTTGATAAACGCGATCATAAGTATATGGCACTTGGCATCATGTCAGGCGTATTGACGATTCCGATCGGAGCGTTTATTTCAAGCGTATTGGTTGTTTTGTTTAACACAGACATCCGGACAGAAATCAGCACGACCGCAGATTCAACCCATGAATTCGCACTGGCATACGGGCAAATTTTCATCAATTTATTGCCGCTTCTCCTATTCGTCGTCGCTATTGCGGCGGGACTAAAATTTTTCCCGCGGATGATGATTAGTGGCTTTATGATTTTCGGACGGGTGATGGACGCGTTTATTAAACTGGTTCTCGTTTTCTCGATCATCGAAATTTTTACAGGAATCTTTTCGACGATTTTCGGAGGATGGGGCTTCCATCCGATTATGGCGGATGAAAAAGATCAGTTCCGTGCCCTTGAAACAGCAGGTTATATAGGTATCATGCTTGCCGGCGCCTTCCCGATGGTGTATTTGCTCCGTAAATATGCAGCAACACCGCTTGAAGCAGGCGGCCGTAAACTTGGTTTATCTTCTACCGGAAGTGCAGGGCTTCTGGCAACGATCGCAAACATTCTCGCTATGTTCCAGCTCGTTCGTTACATGCCGCCAAAAGACAAAGTTATTAATATTTCATTTGCAGTATGTTCCGCCTTTTTGCTCGGGGACCATTTATCTTTTACCGCCAACTTTCAGCCGAATTTGATCTTGCCGGTTATTGCCGGCAAATTTTTAGCGGGTGTCTGTGCGATCGCATTCGCGTACTGGCTGTCCGTTCCAACAGCATTGAAACTCGAAGCGCAGGACCGCGCGGACGGAACGATTAAAGCAAGCGAATATCTCGAGGAACAGAATGTCGAATATCTCGAAGAAGAACTGAAAGCTTAA
- a CDS encoding ANTAR domain-containing response regulator: MKKRILIAEDESIIRMDLKMMLLDHGYEVVGEAGDGDRAIELAFELKPDLVLMDIKMPKINGLQASTIIGRQLDLPVFLITAYSQQEFVEKSKQDNIVGYLVKPISESNLIPAITVALHQADKAKMLKQSVRSAQDEIQKRKLIERAKGLLMEKKKLSEQEAYTTIRRESMSRQLTKESVAQEIILKYSN, from the coding sequence ATGAAAAAACGGATTCTGATCGCTGAAGATGAATCAATTATTCGAATGGATTTGAAAATGATGCTTCTGGATCACGGTTATGAAGTAGTGGGAGAAGCTGGAGACGGAGACCGGGCGATTGAACTTGCTTTTGAGTTAAAGCCGGACCTCGTATTAATGGATATTAAAATGCCGAAAATCAATGGTCTGCAGGCAAGCACCATCATTGGCCGCCAGCTTGATTTGCCGGTTTTTCTCATTACAGCCTACAGTCAGCAGGAGTTCGTAGAAAAATCAAAGCAGGATAACATTGTCGGGTACCTCGTGAAACCTATTTCGGAATCAAATTTGATTCCGGCCATAACGGTCGCTCTTCATCAGGCGGACAAAGCAAAGATGCTTAAGCAGTCAGTCCGGTCCGCACAGGATGAAATTCAAAAGCGAAAGCTAATTGAACGCGCAAAAGGACTTCTGATGGAAAAGAAAAAGCTCTCCGAACAGGAAGCCTATACAACCATCCGACGTGAAAGTATGTCCCGTCAGCTGACAAAGGAGTCGGTTGCGCAGGAAATTATTTTGAAGTATTCGAATTAA
- a CDS encoding PAS domain-containing sensor histidine kinase codes for MSETTLEKICHLYTDLSDSDIQIIADVAKTLPLYAELLNKYMFIDCMMKSSEQAVVVAEALPRTPEAAYKESVVGKIVFETFEPGVHYSHRTGKKSIRHRAITQEGKMVEQSVVPIRNDHHEVIATLIMEAELVASFNMVNERSDISFGSKALGDLLADTIDDYPIVTDLLMEIFLVTDADQRLVYANPAGVRFIHEMSQADVVQNQPILTLLPFLADILDHQEEVFISELSILSKNLEVKKVKMHSKKNELKGILIIIQDLTELRTKEKELMMKSVVIKEIHHRVKNNLQTVASLLRLQMRKGFPTESKSHFEDTLNRIFSISSVYELILANENVDEDDVDIIELTRKIGSTMVLHELHKKVDLIIESNGNKILTSSRKAVSIALIVNELVQNSLKHAFPGELSGNIHVEFFSRKKFAELHIRDNGVGMSGESYSLGLEIVHNLVVNDLAGEFIYKTVEIGTHAAITFPLSQEVVIHYEKTDSDR; via the coding sequence ATGAGCGAAACTACACTCGAAAAGATTTGCCATTTATATACAGATTTATCGGACTCAGACATTCAAATTATTGCAGATGTAGCAAAGACGTTGCCTCTGTATGCTGAACTGTTGAACAAGTATATGTTTATTGACTGCATGATGAAATCCAGTGAGCAGGCGGTTGTTGTGGCCGAAGCACTCCCGAGAACACCGGAAGCAGCGTACAAAGAGTCCGTGGTAGGGAAAATTGTGTTCGAAACGTTTGAACCGGGCGTTCATTACAGCCACCGCACCGGGAAAAAGTCAATTCGGCATCGTGCCATTACACAAGAAGGCAAAATGGTTGAGCAAAGTGTCGTGCCCATACGGAATGATCATCATGAAGTGATTGCCACATTGATTATGGAAGCGGAACTCGTTGCTTCTTTTAATATGGTGAATGAGCGGTCGGATATTTCATTTGGCTCAAAAGCGCTCGGGGATCTGCTTGCAGATACGATTGATGATTATCCGATTGTCACAGATCTGCTGATGGAGATCTTTCTCGTCACAGACGCGGATCAGCGGCTTGTGTATGCTAATCCGGCCGGAGTCAGATTTATTCATGAAATGAGCCAAGCGGATGTCGTGCAAAATCAGCCAATTTTAACACTGCTGCCTTTTTTAGCGGACATTCTTGATCATCAGGAAGAGGTTTTTATTTCCGAGTTGTCAATTTTATCTAAAAATCTTGAAGTGAAAAAGGTGAAAATGCACAGCAAAAAAAATGAGCTGAAGGGTATTTTGATTATTATTCAGGATTTGACGGAACTGCGCACGAAAGAAAAAGAACTGATGATGAAATCCGTTGTCATTAAAGAAATTCACCACCGGGTCAAAAATAATTTGCAGACTGTCGCGAGCCTTCTGCGGCTACAGATGCGCAAAGGGTTCCCGACTGAAAGCAAAAGTCATTTTGAAGATACATTAAACCGGATCTTTAGTATTTCATCAGTGTATGAACTGATTTTAGCTAATGAAAATGTGGATGAAGACGATGTCGATATAATTGAATTAACAAGAAAAATCGGCTCGACGATGGTACTGCATGAACTTCATAAAAAAGTAGACTTGATTATTGAGTCAAATGGCAATAAAATATTAACATCCTCCAGAAAAGCGGTTTCTATTGCGTTGATTGTCAATGAACTTGTGCAAAATTCATTGAAGCACGCATTTCCAGGCGAGTTATCCGGCAACATTCATGTCGAATTTTTTTCTCGTAAAAAGTTTGCCGAACTGCACATCCGTGACAACGGCGTCGGGATGTCGGGGGAGTCTTATTCGCTCGGACTTGAAATCGTGCATAATCTCGTTGTGAATGATCTGGCAGGGGAATTTATTTATAAGACCGTTGAAATTGGTACACATGCCGCAATCACGTTCCCACTGAGCCAGGAGGTTGTGATTCATTATGAAAAAACGGATTCTGATCGCTGA
- a CDS encoding proline dehydrogenase family protein: MVLPSIEKQFADSLKSIARNLEIKEYIQQSPELYPLFLSSAKRFVTGESREDGVSIGDKLIHKGYCISLEFIGENTVNKEECVRAKDEFIALMKECGNHGISSRISFDLSHIGLSVDPELAYQNLLEMAKEAQSHGLSLMISMEESAKTDQILSIYKRVVVEYSNVGITLQAQLYRTLNDLNELLNYPGVIRIVKGAYQEPSDICIPRSDKLDQRYLELVDLCVKAGHEVSIASHDEAIHKQIIERGYLQNPHVEAEMLYGIRPELCKQLKDDGLPVRVYLTYGVEWYLYLCHRIAEYPPNIYVAITDMIRGEKDSSQLY; this comes from the coding sequence TTGGTTCTTCCATCAATTGAAAAACAATTTGCAGATTCGTTGAAATCCATTGCTCGAAATTTAGAAATAAAGGAGTACATTCAACAATCTCCTGAACTTTATCCGTTATTTTTGAGTTCTGCTAAACGATTTGTAACAGGTGAATCAAGAGAAGACGGAGTATCTATTGGTGACAAACTTATACATAAGGGATACTGCATTTCTCTGGAATTCATCGGGGAGAACACTGTAAACAAAGAGGAGTGTGTTCGAGCCAAAGATGAGTTTATAGCGTTGATGAAAGAATGTGGAAATCATGGAATAAGTTCTCGCATTTCTTTTGATCTATCCCATATTGGATTATCTGTTGATCCTGAACTTGCCTATCAAAACTTACTAGAAATGGCGAAAGAAGCACAGTCCCATGGTCTTTCTCTTATGATTAGTATGGAGGAATCAGCAAAAACGGATCAGATACTATCTATATACAAAAGAGTTGTTGTGGAATATTCGAACGTAGGGATCACACTTCAAGCCCAATTGTATCGAACACTTAATGATCTTAATGAATTACTTAACTACCCTGGGGTAATTCGTATCGTTAAAGGGGCATACCAAGAGCCGTCAGATATTTGTATTCCTCGTTCAGACAAGTTGGATCAACGTTATCTCGAATTAGTGGATTTATGTGTTAAAGCTGGTCACGAAGTTTCAATTGCTTCTCATGATGAAGCTATACATAAACAAATCATCGAGCGTGGTTATTTGCAAAACCCACATGTGGAAGCAGAAATGCTATACGGAATTCGTCCCGAACTCTGTAAACAACTTAAAGATGATGGGCTACCAGTTCGGGTTTATCTAACTTATGGTGTTGAGTGGTACTTATACCTATGTCATAGAATAGCTGAATATCCACCAAACATTTATGTTGCCATTACGGATATGATACGAGGGGAGAAAGACTCCTCTCAACTTTACTAA
- a CDS encoding VOC family protein, producing the protein MSKGLIHHIEIYVSDLKSSIEFWGWFLEELGYSPFQEWDCGQSWKIEDTYLVFVQTEERFMDVSYHRCRVGLNHLAFHSSSRQHVDEMAIKLKAKGIHILYTDKHPFAGGDEHYAVYFEDPDRIKVELVAP; encoded by the coding sequence TTGTCAAAAGGGTTAATTCACCATATTGAAATATATGTTTCTGATTTAAAAAGTTCCATTGAATTTTGGGGCTGGTTTCTAGAGGAGTTGGGGTACAGCCCCTTCCAAGAATGGGACTGTGGGCAGAGTTGGAAAATAGAAGATACTTACCTAGTTTTCGTACAAACAGAAGAAAGATTTATGGATGTTTCTTATCACAGATGTCGAGTTGGTCTAAATCATTTGGCATTTCATTCTAGTTCACGTCAACACGTAGATGAAATGGCAATTAAATTGAAGGCAAAAGGGATACATATTCTCTATACAGATAAGCATCCATTTGCTGGTGGAGATGAACATTATGCTGTTTACTTTGAAGACCCCGACAGAATAAAAGTGGAACTTGTAGCACCTTAA
- a CDS encoding helix-turn-helix domain-containing protein: MEKKAETYDISFKKKAVDLYHQKKNYSAVSRELNIHRKNIQRWVKQFSEDGIVGLREKRGRKSGSGKVSSSTIENPQKKIKRLEAENELLKKLLKM; the protein is encoded by the coding sequence ATGGAGAAAAAAGCAGAGACTTATGATATATCGTTTAAGAAAAAAGCGGTGGATTTATATCATCAAAAGAAGAATTATTCAGCTGTTTCCAGAGAATTAAACATTCATCGAAAAAACATACAACGGTGGGTTAAACAGTTTAGTGAAGATGGAATTGTTGGTCTTAGGGAGAAACGCGGAAGAAAAAGTGGGTCTGGTAAAGTCTCTTCATCTACTATTGAAAATCCTCAAAAGAAAATAAAGCGATTAGAAGCTGAGAACGAACTGTTAAAAAAGCTTTTAAAGATGTGA
- a CDS encoding IS3 family transposase codes for MKGGIDLEPSNLFQIIDDLSNHSIQLLCHLAKVSRSGYYKWVKRKALPSEKQIEDEKLKQKIIECHQKYKGIYGYRRIQIWLKRTYDIHINHKKVQRLLSELGIKAIIRKKRIYYGKKEPYLISNNYLNRAFYASRPNEKWVTDITYLIFNGQKLYLSAIKDLYNNEVVAYQISRRNDYKLVLDTLKKAIKGRNVKGILLHSDQGYQYTSHNYNQLLTRNKMKASMSRKGNCWDNASMENFFSHLKTECFNLHTFKTSQEVRRAIKDYILFYNHERFQNKLNNLTPIEYRSQAS; via the coding sequence GTGAAAGGGGGAATTGATTTAGAACCTAGTAATCTATTTCAAATCATTGATGATTTATCTAATCATTCTATACAGCTACTTTGCCATCTGGCTAAAGTATCAAGAAGTGGATACTACAAGTGGGTAAAGCGTAAAGCATTACCTTCGGAAAAGCAGATAGAGGATGAGAAGCTAAAGCAGAAAATAATAGAATGTCATCAGAAATATAAGGGCATCTATGGCTATAGAAGAATACAAATTTGGTTAAAGAGGACCTATGATATTCACATTAATCACAAAAAAGTTCAACGGTTACTAAGTGAGCTAGGTATTAAAGCAATTATCAGGAAGAAACGAATTTATTACGGTAAGAAAGAACCTTATCTTATCTCGAATAATTATTTAAATAGAGCCTTTTACGCTTCTCGCCCTAATGAAAAGTGGGTAACTGATATTACGTACCTCATTTTCAATGGACAGAAACTATATTTGTCTGCCATCAAAGACCTATATAATAACGAAGTTGTTGCGTACCAAATTAGTAGACGCAATGATTATAAGCTAGTCTTGGATACTCTTAAAAAAGCCATAAAAGGAAGGAATGTAAAAGGAATCCTTCTCCATAGTGATCAAGGATACCAATACACGTCCCATAACTATAATCAGCTACTCACAAGAAATAAAATGAAAGCTAGTATGTCTAGAAAGGGCAACTGTTGGGATAACGCTAGTATGGAAAATTTCTTTAGTCATTTAAAAACAGAATGTTTTAACCTTCATACTTTTAAAACTTCACAAGAGGTTAGAAGGGCTATTAAAGACTACATTCTCTTTTATAACCACGAAAGGTTTCAAAACAAGCTAAACAACCTGACTCCTATCGAATATAGAAGTCAGGCTTCTTAA
- a CDS encoding reverse transcriptase domain-containing protein produces the protein MEEGKQYKTDNGTPQGGVISPVLANVYLHYVLDLWFEKKVKKQCKGQAYLVRYADWEL, from the coding sequence ATGGAGGAAGGTAAGCAATACAAAACAGACAATGGCACACCGCAAGGTGGAGTAATATCTCCGGTATTAGCCAATGTGTATCTCCATTATGTCCTCGACTTATGGTTTGAGAAAAAGGTCAAGAAACAATGCAAGGGACAGGCATATTTAGTAAGGTATGCAGATTGGGAATTATAG
- a CDS encoding DUF402 domain-containing protein translates to MFNHKGEVVQWYIDICKENGIEKNVPWMDDLFIDIVVLPSGKVFHLDTDELQEAYQQGSIDKQLYDLAWDEAKKVTKLINNGDFKLLDLANNHKRILEKKLN, encoded by the coding sequence ATGTTTAATCATAAAGGGGAAGTAGTGCAGTGGTATATTGATATATGTAAAGAAAATGGTATAGAAAAGAATGTTCCGTGGATGGATGACTTATTTATAGATATCGTGGTATTACCCTCTGGAAAAGTGTTTCATTTGGATACGGATGAACTTCAAGAAGCATATCAACAAGGCTCCATTGATAAACAACTTTATGATTTAGCTTGGGATGAAGCTAAGAAAGTAACCAAATTGATTAATAATGGAGACTTTAAATTACTTGATTTAGCAAATAATCATAAACGTATCTTAGAGAAAAAGCTCAACTAG
- a CDS encoding histidine phosphatase family protein translates to MYNRDGLQGRTDIPLNLQGKLQAQECRKYLRDFEYEIVISSPLKRALETAQIINEGEKSQVLVMKEFIGRDYGDAEGMTIEERQLTFPDKNYPNQESREFLNERITNGLTKINQNYSDSNIVLVAHGAVINAILAHISDGEIGSGKTKLINVAILNSFRKDGE, encoded by the coding sequence ATGTACAATCGTGATGGATTACAAGGGAGGACTGATATTCCATTAAATTTACAAGGGAAATTACAAGCTCAAGAGTGTAGGAAATATCTGCGAGATTTTGAATACGAAATAGTCATATCCAGTCCATTAAAAAGAGCTTTAGAAACTGCTCAGATCATAAACGAAGGTGAAAAGAGCCAAGTCCTGGTGATGAAAGAATTTATAGGACGGGATTATGGAGACGCGGAAGGAATGACGATAGAAGAAAGACAATTAACTTTCCCAGATAAGAATTATCCAAATCAAGAAAGCAGAGAATTCTTAAATGAACGGATTACAAACGGACTAACAAAGATAAACCAGAATTATAGCGACAGCAACATAGTATTAGTTGCCCACGGTGCAGTAATAAATGCTATTTTAGCACATATTTCAGATGGTGAAATTGGATCGGGTAAGACAAAGCTAATAAATGTAGCAATATTGAATTCATTCAGGAAAGATGGAGAGTAA
- a CDS encoding N-acetyltransferase, with protein sequence MEIYQAAIEDLEGVSNLFNLYRVFYQQTSDLEGAKTYIKKRLESKDSVIFVVKDKQKYVGFTQLYPTFSSISMKRAWILNDLYVDAEARKQGIAETLLHKAKDYANETGAKSISLSTAPDNYSAQRLYEKNGYIRDSQFYHYELSLT encoded by the coding sequence ATGGAAATATATCAAGCTGCGATTGAAGATTTAGAAGGAGTATCAAATTTATTTAATTTGTATCGTGTGTTTTATCAACAAACATCAGATTTAGAAGGTGCTAAGACTTACATAAAAAAACGTTTAGAAAGTAAGGATTCTGTGATATTTGTTGTTAAAGACAAACAAAAGTATGTAGGATTTACTCAACTATATCCTACATTTTCATCAATATCTATGAAAAGAGCATGGATATTAAATGACTTGTATGTAGATGCAGAAGCCAGAAAACAAGGAATAGCAGAAACACTCTTACATAAAGCAAAGGATTACGCCAATGAAACAGGTGCTAAAAGTATTAGTCTGAGTACAGCACCAGATAATTATTCTGCTCAAAGACTATATGAAAAAAATGGATACATAAGGGATTCACAATTTTATCATTATGAATTAAGTTTGACTTAA
- a CDS encoding twin-arginine translocase TatA/TatE family subunit, whose protein sequence is MFSNIGIPGLILILVIALIIFGPSKLPEIGRAFGRTLTEFKSATKGLVSSEEEENKEQKPELVAVEKKQDKSVV, encoded by the coding sequence ATGTTTTCTAATATAGGTATCCCAGGATTAATTCTTATTCTTGTGATTGCGTTAATCATTTTTGGGCCGTCTAAGCTTCCTGAGATCGGTCGCGCGTTTGGTCGTACTTTGACAGAGTTCAAAAGTGCAACGAAAGGTCTTGTTTCCAGTGAAGAAGAGGAAAACAAGGAGCAAAAGCCTGAATTGGTAGCTGTAGAAAAAAAGCAGGATAAATCAGTAGTTTAA
- a CDS encoding alkaline phosphatase: protein MRNENKIDQSRRVFLKSMLAGTAFVVAQSLDGGMISRVLAADSNTIKSYGLPVFQAKYSAGQGFPQSVASGDPTSSGAVLWTRVDPSVQSGMDGNQFDAQLVQWLDQSSTAPNESVRTAIENGQFIMVEIALDRQFTELQFRCYTPIWNDFDNVVKVDVDGHLQSATTYYYRFITKSGHVSRTGKFKTTVPYGSSLSSLKFGYVSCQSYTNGYYHAYSYIADEELDFVVHLGDYAYEYASVEGSMTDRQMKFPSGKSKAFTLADYRTIYKTMKADADLQKSHENHAMISIWDDHEFSNDTYYPAMAPDDSSDSDPVRRKMANQAWFEYTPARVVLDTTKEFDQFKIYRSIQFGNLMELIMTDERLYRSGPPCGDSTSDKFFAQGCPAMNEPGRSMMGAGLNDQRDWFLDKIKSSNCTWKIWANEVQFTPLKLLSRYVALDTWDGFPWERNYITTELKKAGVKNLITITGDLHTFEAGYIKSDYQNDSDAEAVGVELMVGSVSSINFKEAFEQVLSPETESISQSSPIPNESIKQILSYEPFKTQLAAGATASVLAKSFEELILSSNPWLKLFNSSTHGYSIMELTQTKATWTAYSVEDIKSKDRKMKSLLFLCEVPRDEARLDILKK from the coding sequence ATGAGAAATGAAAATAAAATAGATCAGAGCCGGAGGGTATTTTTAAAATCGATGCTTGCAGGCACTGCTTTTGTTGTTGCCCAGTCTTTGGACGGAGGAATGATTTCCCGCGTTCTGGCTGCAGATTCTAATACGATCAAATCATATGGTCTCCCCGTTTTCCAAGCAAAATATTCAGCCGGGCAAGGGTTCCCGCAATCAGTGGCTTCAGGTGACCCAACCTCGTCCGGTGCCGTTTTGTGGACAAGAGTAGATCCTTCTGTTCAAAGCGGAATGGATGGGAATCAGTTTGATGCCCAACTGGTTCAATGGCTTGATCAATCATCGACCGCACCCAATGAATCTGTACGTACCGCTATTGAAAATGGCCAGTTCATTATGGTGGAGATAGCCCTGGACCGACAGTTTACAGAGCTTCAATTCCGGTGTTACACGCCCATTTGGAATGATTTTGACAATGTAGTAAAAGTGGATGTCGATGGTCATTTACAGTCCGCAACCACTTACTACTATCGTTTTATTACTAAGTCCGGGCATGTCAGCCGTACCGGTAAATTTAAAACAACCGTTCCTTACGGTTCCAGCCTGTCATCATTAAAGTTCGGGTATGTCAGCTGTCAAAGTTACACCAATGGTTACTACCATGCTTACAGTTACATAGCGGATGAAGAGTTGGATTTCGTGGTTCATCTTGGTGACTATGCATACGAATACGCATCAGTCGAAGGCTCCATGACTGACCGTCAAATGAAATTTCCAAGCGGAAAATCGAAAGCTTTTACTCTAGCTGATTATCGTACGATTTATAAAACGATGAAAGCAGATGCAGATCTACAAAAATCGCACGAAAATCACGCGATGATTTCGATCTGGGATGACCATGAGTTCTCCAATGATACCTATTACCCGGCAATGGCTCCGGACGACTCCTCCGACTCTGACCCGGTGCGCCGAAAAATGGCCAATCAAGCTTGGTTTGAATATACGCCAGCCCGTGTTGTATTGGATACGACAAAAGAGTTTGATCAATTTAAGATCTATCGTTCTATTCAATTTGGTAACTTAATGGAATTAATTATGACAGATGAACGCTTATATCGCAGCGGACCACCATGCGGCGACAGCACGTCGGATAAGTTTTTTGCCCAGGGATGTCCTGCGATGAATGAGCCTGGCCGGTCAATGATGGGTGCGGGTTTAAATGATCAAAGAGATTGGTTCCTGGATAAAATCAAATCTTCAAACTGCACATGGAAGATTTGGGCCAACGAAGTCCAATTCACACCGTTAAAACTTTTGTCAAGATATGTGGCTCTGGATACATGGGACGGTTTTCCATGGGAAAGAAATTATATTACGACTGAGCTCAAGAAGGCCGGAGTCAAAAATTTGATTACGATCACCGGGGACTTGCACACTTTTGAAGCAGGATACATTAAATCTGACTACCAGAACGACTCGGATGCAGAGGCTGTTGGGGTCGAATTAATGGTCGGTTCAGTTTCTTCAATAAACTTCAAGGAGGCATTTGAACAGGTGCTTTCACCTGAAACTGAGTCCATATCTCAGTCCAGCCCTATCCCAAATGAATCCATTAAACAGATTTTATCGTATGAGCCTTTTAAAACCCAATTGGCTGCAGGAGCCACTGCTTCTGTCCTTGCCAAATCATTTGAAGAGCTGATCCTTTCTAGTAACCCTTGGCTCAAGCTGTTTAACAGCTCTACTCATGGTTACTCAATCATGGAACTTACACAAACTAAAGCGACTTGGACTGCTTATAGTGTAGAAGATATTAAATCAAAGGATCGTAAAATGAAGTCCTTACTTTTCCTATGTGAAGTCCCAAGGGATGAGGCAAGGCTGGATATTCTAAAAAAATAA
- a CDS encoding LysR family transcriptional regulator, whose product MHLEQLKYIVKVAETRSISIASQNLHVSQSTISKAITNLEEELQIKLFKRSRLGAIPTVEGKNIIKKAYEIVVKLNEIQEEVEAQTPLINGELNLSASPSLFTPILLKTLSNLKKDYPNLRIVITEKKSPNIIEDILQGKIDIGLAMIDEINWKAHEELVFETLLEGKIMVCVSKHSLLAFSDYLTPEEVIITNPTLNGYALRKNIFL is encoded by the coding sequence ATGCATTTAGAACAATTAAAATATATTGTTAAAGTGGCTGAAACACGTTCTATTTCCATCGCCTCACAAAATCTTCATGTTTCACAGTCTACAATTAGTAAAGCTATTACCAATTTAGAAGAAGAACTACAAATAAAATTGTTTAAACGTTCAAGGTTAGGGGCCATACCGACAGTAGAAGGGAAAAACATCATTAAAAAAGCATATGAAATTGTAGTCAAACTTAATGAAATACAAGAAGAAGTGGAAGCGCAAACACCCTTAATAAATGGAGAATTAAATCTATCGGCCAGCCCCAGCTTATTCACGCCAATTTTACTCAAAACGTTATCAAACTTAAAAAAAGACTATCCCAACTTACGGATTGTAATCACGGAAAAAAAATCACCAAATATTATTGAGGATATTTTACAAGGAAAGATTGACATTGGATTAGCCATGATTGATGAAATCAATTGGAAAGCTCATGAAGAGTTAGTTTTCGAAACACTATTAGAAGGGAAAATAATGGTGTGTGTTAGCAAACATTCTCTATTGGCATTCAGTGACTATTTAACTCCTGAGGAGGTAATCATTACGAATCCTACCCTCAATGGGTACGCTCTAAGAAAAAATATTTTTCTTTAG